The Rhodovastum atsumiense genome includes a region encoding these proteins:
- a CDS encoding K+/H+ antiporter subunit F has translation MSAAVLGWSVLLAQFLLVAAMGVAAIRILWGPRAQDRVLALDVLYVNAATLLVVFGIRTGSTYYFEAALLITLLGFVSTAALSKFLMRGEVIE, from the coding sequence ATGAGCGCCGCCGTGCTCGGCTGGTCCGTCCTGCTGGCGCAATTTCTCCTGGTCGCCGCGATGGGCGTTGCCGCCATCCGGATCCTGTGGGGGCCGCGGGCGCAGGACCGCGTGCTGGCGCTGGACGTGCTCTACGTCAACGCCGCGACGCTGCTGGTGGTCTTCGGCATCCGGACCGGCAGCACGTACTACTTCGAGGCGGCGCTGCTGATCACCCTGCTCGGTTTCGTCTCGACAGCCGCGCTGTCCAAGTTCCTCATGCGCGGAGAGGTGATCGAGTGA
- a CDS encoding monovalent cation/H+ antiporter subunit D, protein MSGWTDHLVIAPIVVPMLAGAAMILAADRRRGVAVALGIASTVTLVALSVVLVAVADTPDVRMYRLGSWPSVFGIVLALDRLSAMMVALTSVLGLAALLFSLARWDRAGAHFHPLLQFQLMGLNGAFLTGDLFNLFVFFEVTLAASYGMALHGSGTARVRAGLHYIVINLVASLLFLVGVSVAYGVAGTLNMADLVTRVHDIGAEDRALLEAGLAVLGVAFLVKAAMWPFGFWLPGTYAAAGAPAAAILSILSKVGIYAVLRVWLLLFGDTAGLSAGFGSTWLTAGGLLTIAFGSITVLAAQDMARLAGASVLVSSGTLLAAAGVGQAAVTGGALFYLASSVLATAAFFLLIELVERGREVGADVLAVTRAAFGTGEEDEFPDERDEVGIPIPGTVAILGASFLACALLLAGLPPLSGFIAKFAILAPLLGPAGTGVPGMNWALLAALVLSGLATVVAMLRTGIDTFWTSPAATIPRIRLVEIAPVALLLVLCGALTIGAGPAMKYMQATADALHTPRDYLRSVHAPPPPPPGERR, encoded by the coding sequence ATGAGCGGCTGGACCGACCACCTGGTGATCGCGCCGATCGTCGTGCCGATGCTGGCAGGCGCGGCCATGATCCTCGCCGCGGATCGCCGGCGCGGCGTGGCGGTGGCGCTCGGAATCGCCTCGACGGTCACGCTGGTCGCGCTGTCCGTCGTGCTGGTCGCGGTCGCCGACACGCCGGATGTGCGCATGTACCGGCTGGGCAGCTGGCCCTCGGTCTTCGGGATCGTCCTGGCGCTGGACCGGCTGTCGGCGATGATGGTGGCGCTGACCTCCGTGCTCGGCCTTGCGGCCCTGCTTTTCTCGCTGGCGCGCTGGGACCGCGCGGGCGCGCATTTCCACCCGCTGCTGCAGTTCCAGCTCATGGGGCTGAACGGGGCCTTCCTGACAGGCGACCTGTTCAACCTGTTCGTCTTCTTCGAGGTGACACTGGCCGCCTCCTACGGCATGGCGCTGCACGGCTCGGGGACCGCGCGCGTCCGGGCCGGGCTGCACTACATCGTCATCAATCTCGTTGCCTCGCTGCTGTTCCTGGTGGGGGTCAGCGTGGCCTATGGCGTCGCCGGCACGCTCAACATGGCGGACCTGGTGACGCGCGTGCATGACATCGGCGCCGAGGACCGCGCCCTGCTGGAAGCGGGCCTCGCCGTGCTCGGCGTCGCGTTCCTGGTGAAGGCGGCGATGTGGCCGTTCGGCTTCTGGCTTCCGGGCACCTACGCCGCGGCCGGGGCGCCGGCCGCGGCGATCCTGTCCATCCTGAGCAAGGTCGGCATTTACGCGGTGCTGCGCGTCTGGCTGCTGCTGTTCGGCGACACCGCCGGCCTCTCCGCGGGCTTCGGCAGTACCTGGCTGACGGCCGGCGGCCTGCTCACGATCGCCTTCGGCTCGATCACCGTGCTGGCGGCGCAGGACATGGCGCGACTGGCCGGGGCGAGCGTGCTGGTCTCCTCCGGCACCCTGCTCGCCGCCGCCGGGGTGGGGCAGGCTGCCGTCACGGGCGGCGCGCTGTTCTACCTCGCCAGCTCCGTCCTCGCGACCGCGGCGTTTTTCCTGCTGATCGAGCTGGTCGAGCGCGGCCGCGAAGTCGGCGCCGACGTCCTGGCCGTGACCCGCGCGGCCTTTGGCACGGGCGAGGAGGACGAGTTCCCCGACGAGCGGGATGAAGTGGGCATCCCCATCCCCGGCACCGTGGCCATCCTCGGCGCCTCCTTTCTCGCCTGCGCCCTGCTGCTCGCCGGCCTACCGCCGCTTTCCGGCTTCATCGCGAAGTTCGCCATCCTGGCCCCGCTGCTCGGCCCCGCGGGGACCGGGGTGCCGGGGATGAACTGGGCGCTGCTGGCCGCCCTGGTCCTGTCGGGGCTCGCAACGGTCGTCGCCATGCTCCGGACCGGCATCGACACCTTCTGGACCTCCCCCGCCGCCACCATTCCCCGCATCCGTCTCGTCGAGATCGCGCCGGTCGCACTCCTGCTGGTTCTCTGCGGCGCGCTCACCATCGGCGCGGGTCCGGCCATGAAGTACATGCAGGCGACCGCGGACGCGCTGCACACCCCGCGGGACTATCTCCGCAGCGTGCATGCGCCTCCGCCCCCCCCCCCGGGAGAGCGCAGATGA
- a CDS encoding Na+/H+ antiporter subunit E, translated as MTRRLRFPVLMPALLAIWLLLTASLSAGNVLLGALLALVISATATVLTLPQGRLRLLGRTVPRLLWTVLVEVVRSNTAVARIILRLGSPRHRRSGFVRIPLDMRNPYGLATLACIITATPGTLWVDYDDSEGTMLLHVLDLIDEDAWVRIIKDKWERPLMEIFT; from the coding sequence ATGACGCGCCGCCTGCGCTTCCCCGTGCTGATGCCCGCGTTGCTGGCGATCTGGTTGCTCCTGACCGCCAGCCTCTCCGCGGGCAACGTCCTGCTTGGGGCCCTGCTCGCCCTTGTCATCTCCGCGACCGCAACGGTGTTGACGCTTCCGCAGGGACGGCTGCGTCTGCTGGGCAGGACCGTCCCGCGCCTGCTGTGGACCGTGCTCGTGGAGGTCGTCCGGTCGAACACCGCCGTCGCGCGGATCATCCTGCGACTGGGCAGCCCCCGGCATCGCCGCTCGGGCTTCGTGCGGATCCCGCTCGACATGCGCAACCCCTACGGCCTGGCGACGCTGGCCTGCATCATCACGGCCACGCCAGGTACGCTCTGGGTGGACTACGACGACTCCGAGGGCACCATGCTGCTGCATGTGCTCGACCTCATCGACGAAGACGCCTGGGTCCGCATCATCAAGGACAAGTGGGAACGGCCGCTGATGGAAATTTTCACATGA
- the mnhG gene encoding monovalent cation/H(+) antiporter subunit G: MTHALDLPTWAALPVSLLLVLGAALCLVGAIGLVTLRNFYDRIHAPTLGTTLGIGCVLLASMLFFSVLQSRFVLHELLIAAAVVVTTPVTVILLARAALSRDQREGSQEVPPPPLPTESRVDRAQGG, from the coding sequence GTGACGCACGCCCTCGACCTCCCGACCTGGGCGGCCCTGCCCGTGTCGCTGCTGCTGGTGCTCGGCGCCGCCCTGTGCCTTGTCGGCGCGATCGGTCTGGTGACGCTGCGTAACTTCTACGACCGCATCCATGCGCCCACGCTCGGCACGACGCTGGGCATCGGCTGCGTCCTGCTGGCCTCGATGCTGTTCTTCTCCGTGCTGCAATCCCGCTTCGTGCTGCACGAGCTGCTGATCGCCGCTGCCGTGGTCGTCACCACGCCCGTGACGGTGATCCTGCTCGCGCGCGCCGCCCTCTCCCGTGACCAGCGGGAGGGCAGCCAGGAGGTTCCGCCGCCCCCCTTGCCCACTGAAAGCAGGGTCGATCGCGCGCAGGGGGGCTGA
- a CDS encoding Na+/H+ antiporter subunit C, with protein sequence MELVVSLGIGVLTGSGVWLLLRPRTFQVIIGLSLLSYAVNLFIFSTGGLRTAATAILERGEAGSLVQYTDPVPQALVLTAIVIGFATTALLLVVLLAARGLTGTDHVDGRERER encoded by the coding sequence ATGGAACTGGTCGTCTCGCTCGGCATCGGCGTGCTGACCGGATCCGGCGTATGGCTGTTGCTGCGGCCACGCACCTTCCAGGTGATCATCGGCCTGTCGCTGCTGTCCTATGCCGTGAACCTGTTCATCTTCTCGACCGGCGGGCTGCGCACCGCCGCAACCGCCATCCTGGAGCGGGGCGAAGCCGGCAGCCTCGTGCAGTACACCGACCCCGTGCCCCAGGCGCTGGTGCTGACGGCGATCGTCATCGGCTTCGCCACCACGGCGCTGCTGCTGGTGGTGCTGCTGGCAGCCCGCGGCCTGACCGGGACGGACCACGTGGACGGCCGGGAGCGCGAGCGATGA
- a CDS encoding monovalent cation/H+ antiporter subunit A codes for MPDALLLPALVALPFAGAIVAGLLPTHARNIASGLAGVVALTCLGLVWAAYPTVSAGGVLRARVEWVPSLGLDLALRMDGFAWLFAGLVSGIGALVVLYARYYMSSDDPVPRFFAFLLAFMGAMMGVLVSGNLIQLVFFWELTSLFSFLLIGYWHHTAAARDGARMALVITALGGLALFAGVLILGHIVGSYDLDAVLAAGDRIRRHSLYLPALILILLGTLTKSAQFPFHFWLPHAMAAPTPVSAYLHSATLVKAGVFLMARLWPVMAGTEAWFLIVGMAGLVTLLLGAYIAIFQNDLKGLLAYSTISHLGLITLLLGLNSELALVAAVFHILNHAAFKASLFMAVGIIDHETGTRDIRRLSGLNRSMPFTARLALVAAAAMAGVPLLNGFLSKEMFFAEALSAGTLLSGPLDVLPLAALLASIFSVAYSLRFIHGAFFGPDPTDLPRSPHEPPAWMRFPVEVLVLACIMVGLLPAATVGPFLAIGVRAVLGDNVPYYSLAVWHGFNLPLLMSVVAMVGGVALYLLLQRRLRSRIEGPPLIRRLEGRRIFERALVFLSWRLARQLEKLAGTRRLQPQLRLIVGAAILAGAGAVWLRGFGPGNLPPSPVDPVLALIWGVGGACALGAAWQAKFHRLAAVVLAGGTGLVICLTFVWFSAPDLALTQLTVEVVTTVLLLLGLRWLPQRHQTPGERGPEVLTRTRRGRDLTIAAAAGSGLAALSYAVMTRTPPDLLARDFLERAYTEGGGTNVVNVILVDFRGFDTLGEIFVVATVALTTYALLRRFRPAPESIEIPEQQRDGTIAGAAVPVQGGDRRDAGWLQVPFLLTRLLFPVMVLVAVFLLLRGHDLPGGGFSAGMVVAIAVLAQYMIGGRDWTEERLRLHPLVWMGTGLLLATGTGLAAWAFGRSFLTSYFGYQDLPLIGQVPIASALVFDLGVFGLVVGATLLMLVALAHQSLRGHRSAPRRPAAPAERERAPVAQGGE; via the coding sequence ATGCCCGACGCCCTGCTCCTGCCTGCCCTGGTGGCCCTTCCCTTCGCCGGTGCGATCGTGGCCGGGCTGCTGCCGACGCACGCGCGCAACATCGCTTCGGGCCTGGCCGGCGTGGTCGCACTCACCTGCCTGGGGCTCGTCTGGGCAGCCTACCCGACCGTCTCGGCGGGCGGCGTGCTGCGGGCCAGGGTGGAGTGGGTCCCCTCGCTGGGGCTTGATCTGGCACTTCGCATGGACGGCTTCGCCTGGCTCTTTGCCGGGCTGGTGAGCGGGATCGGGGCGCTCGTGGTGCTCTACGCGCGCTACTACATGTCCTCCGACGATCCTGTGCCGCGATTCTTCGCGTTCCTGCTTGCCTTCATGGGCGCGATGATGGGAGTTCTGGTCTCGGGCAACCTGATCCAGCTTGTTTTCTTCTGGGAACTGACGAGCCTCTTCTCCTTTCTGCTGATCGGGTACTGGCACCATACCGCCGCCGCCCGCGATGGCGCGCGCATGGCCCTGGTCATCACCGCCCTGGGCGGGCTGGCCCTGTTCGCCGGCGTGCTGATACTGGGCCACATCGTCGGCAGCTACGACCTTGATGCCGTGCTGGCGGCGGGGGACCGTATCCGCCGGCATTCGCTCTACCTGCCGGCGCTGATCCTGATCCTGCTCGGGACGCTGACCAAAAGCGCCCAGTTCCCCTTCCATTTCTGGCTGCCGCACGCGATGGCGGCGCCGACGCCGGTGTCGGCCTATCTGCACTCGGCCACGCTGGTGAAGGCGGGCGTGTTCCTGATGGCACGGCTGTGGCCGGTGATGGCAGGCACCGAAGCGTGGTTCCTGATCGTGGGGATGGCCGGCCTGGTCACGCTGCTGCTCGGCGCCTACATCGCGATCTTCCAGAACGACCTCAAGGGCCTGCTGGCCTATTCGACCATCAGCCACCTTGGCCTGATCACACTGCTGCTCGGCCTGAACAGCGAACTGGCCCTGGTCGCGGCGGTGTTCCACATCCTGAACCACGCCGCCTTCAAGGCCTCGCTGTTCATGGCGGTCGGCATCATCGACCACGAGACCGGCACGCGCGACATCCGACGCCTGTCGGGCCTGAACCGCTCGATGCCCTTCACGGCCCGGCTCGCGCTGGTCGCCGCCGCGGCGATGGCCGGCGTGCCGCTGCTGAACGGATTCCTGTCCAAGGAAATGTTCTTCGCCGAGGCGCTGTCGGCCGGGACATTGCTGTCGGGGCCGCTCGACGTGCTCCCCCTCGCCGCGCTGCTGGCAAGCATCTTCAGCGTCGCCTATTCGCTCCGCTTCATCCACGGCGCCTTCTTCGGGCCGGATCCGACGGATCTGCCGCGCAGCCCGCACGAACCGCCGGCCTGGATGCGCTTCCCGGTGGAAGTCCTTGTGCTGGCATGCATCATGGTGGGCTTGCTGCCGGCCGCGACGGTCGGTCCCTTTCTCGCCATCGGTGTCCGTGCCGTGCTGGGCGACAACGTGCCGTACTACAGCCTGGCGGTGTGGCACGGCTTCAACCTGCCCCTGCTCATGAGCGTGGTCGCGATGGTCGGCGGCGTGGCGCTCTATCTGCTCCTGCAAAGGCGGCTGCGCAGCCGCATCGAAGGCCCCCCGCTGATCCGCCGCCTGGAAGGCCGGCGTATCTTCGAGCGCGCCCTGGTCTTCCTCTCCTGGCGCCTGGCAAGGCAACTGGAAAAGCTCGCCGGCACGCGGCGCCTGCAGCCGCAGCTCCGCCTGATCGTCGGCGCCGCCATCCTTGCGGGGGCCGGCGCGGTGTGGCTGCGCGGCTTCGGGCCGGGGAATCTCCCGCCCTCGCCGGTGGATCCGGTGCTCGCGCTCATCTGGGGGGTGGGCGGCGCCTGCGCGCTGGGCGCGGCCTGGCAGGCCAAGTTCCACCGCCTCGCCGCGGTGGTCCTGGCCGGCGGCACGGGGCTGGTCATCTGCCTGACCTTCGTCTGGTTCTCCGCACCCGACCTCGCACTGACACAGCTGACCGTGGAGGTGGTGACGACCGTGCTGCTGCTGCTCGGCCTGCGTTGGCTGCCGCAGCGGCACCAGACCCCCGGAGAGCGCGGGCCAGAGGTGCTGACACGCACGCGCCGGGGACGCGACCTGACCATCGCGGCGGCGGCCGGCAGCGGGCTGGCGGCGCTGTCCTACGCGGTGATGACACGCACGCCACCCGACCTGCTGGCGCGCGACTTCCTCGAGAGGGCCTACACGGAAGGCGGCGGCACCAATGTGGTCAACGTGATCCTGGTGGATTTCCGCGGCTTCGACACGCTGGGGGAGATCTTCGTCGTCGCGACGGTGGCACTCACCACATACGCCCTGCTGCGCCGCTTCCGCCCGGCCCCCGAGAGCATCGAGATCCCCGAGCAGCAGCGCGACGGCACCATCGCGGGGGCCGCCGTCCCGGTGCAAGGCGGGGACAGGCGGGATGCCGGCTGGCTGCAGGTGCCTTTCCTGCTGACCCGGCTGCTGTTCCCGGTCATGGTCCTGGTGGCGGTGTTCCTGCTGCTGCGCGGCCACGACCTGCCCGGCGGCGGCTTCTCGGCCGGGATGGTCGTCGCCATCGCCGTGCTCGCGCAGTACATGATCGGCGGCAGGGACTGGACGGAAGAGCGGCTGCGGCTACATCCCCTCGTCTGGATGGGAACGGGGCTGCTGCTGGCCACCGGCACCGGTCTTGCCGCCTGGGCGTTCGGCCGCTCGTTCCTGACATCCTATTTCGGCTATCAGGACCTGCCGCTGATCGGACAGGTGCCGATCGCCAGCGCCCTGGTCTTCGACCTGGGGGTGTTCGGTCTTGTCGTCGGCGCCACGCTGCTGATGCTGGTCGCCCTGGCCCACCAGTCCTTGCGCGGCCACCGCTCCGCGCCCCGACGGCCGGCCGCTCCCGCGGAACGCGAGAGAGCCCCCGTCGCGCAGGGAGGCGAATGA